In the genome of Serratia symbiotica (Periphyllus acericola), the window TTCCGTCACGGGCAATTCGGTGATGTAGTGGGGTCATGGCTCAGCAGCGGCAAAAGCCAGCAGATTTCCAGCGACCATGTGCAGTAAGTGCTGGGCAGCGACGCTATCAATCAATTGGCCGAAAAACTGGGGGTCGATCCGGCTCAGGCATGCAGCACCATCGCAATCGCAAAGTTTCTACCTACGGTGGCTAGCGCCGCATCACCCAACGGTGAAGTGCAGCAGGATAGCAACATACTGGGGGATATGGTCAGCAAGTTATTCAAGTAAAAGTTAAGTTGTGTTCCACCCTTACATCTTGGTTACCGGCTTTTGAGGTCACAATACTACCGCGTTTAGTTACGGAACCCTAGGCTGTGTCCCGTAATTGATAGCCAGCGGCTCATGTGCCATTGCGCGACACAAGCCTAGTGCCCTTTCCCCGTTGCGCTGGAAGAGGGGTGTGATGAAAAGGCAACCGCCAGGGCACAAATCTTGCGCGTTTCGTGTCCCTTTGCAGCGTGCTATGATAAAAAGAGTTGCTATTAAAGCCCGGTCATGAGTTAATAAACCTGGCGTGTGGTACAGACCTATTTATGCACGACATTTTGAGTAAAGTAGTTCAGATTTAAAGCGTTATCCTCTAGATAGCTCTTATTTGACGAATTTCCTTTATAGTGCCTCCATAAGTAACTAATACCGACTATAACATGCCCATGGTAGCTACATTTATTATCGAAGGAAATTAGCATGTCTAACATGATCAAGGGTCAAGTGAAGTGGTTCAACGAGTCTAAAGGTTTTGGTTTTATCACTCCAGCAGATGGCAGCAAAGATGTATTCGTACACTTCTCTGCAATTCAGGATCAAGGCTTCAAGACCCTAGCAGAAGGCCAAAACGTACATTTCTCTATTGAGAACGGTGCGAAAGGCCCATCAGCGGCTAACGTTACCGCTATCTAATCAGCACTACTGATTAAAAAACCATCTAGGCATTGATGGACCATCCAACCTAATCAATGCCAACAAACTAGAATGCTACCTCAGCTTGTGGGTGGTCAAGTACAGCATTTTTTGTTTACTTTAAAATTAGTGGGGAGTGTCGTTAGACATTCTCCGCCCGCTTCAGATAATGAGATAACCTGCCCCAGTTTTAGGCTCTTAGCCCGATACCCAAGAGATTTCCGTTACCTGTTCAATGACTGCCCTGTTTGTTAAAAACATCGCATTAGAAATTGATCTGGCTAATGGCGTTAATGGCGTTGTTGAATAAATCGGATTTGGAATAAAGAGTCCCGTGAATGGGCAGCTTTCAGGCAAGGCGTACACTTTCTGGCATACCGGCGAGCGTCATCTTGTTTAGTGAACAGATCATGGCCAGCGCCTCTGCAACGTGCCCATCATAATCTCGCAGCGACAGGTGACCACCAAATAGCTGTTTTACTCTGTACCTTGCTGTTGCCGCTATCGAACGTCGGTAGTAGCCTGTGATACTTTTCCACCGTGTGTTGTCTCCGGTAACGCGCTGGTTCGCCACCGCTTGATTTTGCTCTGCATAGTCTGCCGACCAATAACGGGCTCCGCTGCTGGGCGGTATTAACGCCTTGAGCTTCTTGCCCCTTAACTCATCATCACACACTCGCGTATCCTAAGCCCGATCCGCCGAGGCGACTTTGATTTTACGGTACCTCTGACGGATGAGACCTGGGAAGGCTTCTATATCGGTGACATTGCTCAAGGAAAGGTCAGCACAGATGACCTCATGTGTTTCTGTATCTACAGAAAAATG includes:
- the cspE gene encoding transcription antiterminator/RNA stability regulator CspE yields the protein MSNMIKGQVKWFNESKGFGFITPADGSKDVFVHFSAIQDQGFKTLAEGQNVHFSIENGAKGPSAANVTAI